A stretch of the Aphis gossypii isolate Hap1 chromosome 2, ASM2018417v2, whole genome shotgun sequence genome encodes the following:
- the LOC126550301 gene encoding COP9 signalosome complex subunit 5-like: protein MASTSRDSQESIAKKTWELENNVQTVNTVDDIFKYDKQQQQDILTAKPWEKDPHYFKDIKISALALLKMVMHARSGGILEIMGLLLGKVEGNTMIVMDSFALPVEGTETRVNAQAQAYEYMTAYIESAKVVGRQENAIGWYHSHPGYGCWLSGIDVSTQMLNQNFQEPFVAIVIDPVRTISAGKVCLGAFRTYPKGYKPANEEPSEYQTIPLNKIEDFGVHCKQYYSLEVNYFKSSLDRRLLDSLWNKYWVNTLSSSSLITNAEYLTGQINDLSDKLEQADTSLSRTFFEPVDRSKTENKLVKATKDSNKATIEILCGLMSQTIKEALFNSCTPKNNQQ from the exons ATGGCGTCTACATCGAGGGATTCCCAAGAAAGCATTGCTAAAAAGACATGGGAATTGGAAAACAATGTACAAACTGTTAATACAGTCGATGACATATTCAAATATGACaagcaacaacaacaagatATTTTGACTGCCAAACCTTGGGAAAAAGA tccacattattttaaagatattaaaatatctgcaTTAGCACTACTCAAAATGGTCATGCATGCTCGATCTGGTGGCATTCTGGAAATAATGGGTCTATTACTTGGCAAAGTAGAAGGTAATACTATGATTGTCATGGATTCTTTTGCTTTACCTGTTGAAGGAACAGAAACTAGAGTCAATGCTCAAGCTCAAGCCTATGAATACATGACTGCATATATTGAATCTGCTAAAGTT gttgGACGTCAAGAAAATGCTATTGGATGGTATCATAGCCATCCTGGCTATGGCTGCTGGTTATCGGGTATTGATGTTTCAACTCAAatgttaaatcaaaattttcaagaaCCTTTTGTTGCAATTGTTATTGATCCAGTTAGAACAATTTCTGCTGGTAAAGTTTGTTTGGGAGCATTCCGTACTTATCCCAAG gGTTATAAGCCAGCAAACGAAGAGCCATCTGAGTATCAAACTAttcctttaaataaaattgaagacTTTGGAGTACACTGTAAACAATACTATTCATTAgaagtaaattatttcaaatcttCCTTGGATCGACGTTTATTGGATTCATTATGGAATAAATATTGGGTGAACACTTTAAGTTCATCCAGTTTAATAACCAATGCTGAATACTTAACTGGCCAAATCAATGATCTTTCTGATAAACTTGAACAAGCTGACACTTCTTTGAGTCGTACATTTTTCGAGCCTGTTGACCGTagtaaaacagaaaataaattggttaaaGCTACTAAGGATAGTAATAAAGCTACAATCGAAATACTATGTGGATTAATGTCTCAAACAATTAAAGAAGCTCTGTTTAATAGTTGTACACCAAAGAATAATCAGCAATAA